taaaagaaaaagtgaaggaatattttttttatagtttgaaaaaaaatagtCATCCATCTTATCTGTTCAGAACTTTTAGGTTTAACTTGGTAAAACGTACTTCTTGTgttaatgagtgtgtgtgtagcacttaGTGTACGTGTGAAAGAGTTTGTGCATTAATATGTGTGACCGTTGACTCCGAGAGTACTATCACAACCTCGGTTTAGGCCTCAGTTTCCTCTTTCAGAGTTAACTGCTGATCCTATCAGATAAAGTtcatatatttgaaaaaaaaaaggaaagttaaaATCTTTTCTAATTGCTGAAGTCACGCAGTGAATGGATTCAACTGGTTGATCTCTctttataaacacacactcgTAGATAACTGGATgacactttacacacacatacatatatatatattagctaTATAATTAGCTATAAAGGGTCCTTAATGTCATCTATGTAAGGAAAGtaagactcaaaaaaaaaaaaaagatgatcaatgaaaagaaaatgattcttCTGGGATGTGTGTGGTTAAGAGCATTTTCTGGCCCTTCTGACTCACTGCTGCGTTCTCCACATACCCAGCCTTCGGTAGCAGACCCTCTTTTTTCGGCTTGCTTTGAAGAGGAAGTTAAAAGGAAGTGTTAGAGAGGAAGTGGGCTGTGACGACTTGGTAGGCTGCTGCTTCTGGTGTATTGTTTTGTATCTGCGTATGTGCAGCGCTATGGTCAGATACAGATATGCGAGAGGTTCCAGATCCAATGTAAATATTGCACAGTAACCCATTTATTGAACTTAAAATGTcgtttgatttatttcaaaaGACGTTGAAATAAGTAACAAGAAGTTTAAGTTGGACTAAATCAAGCATGATTGTACGTGTCTTCATCGtcttaaataacaaaaatgccAAACTATTTGCTATAAAGTAGAAGACGTGTGCTATTTAAAGCTTTCAATTACACTTTGAAACCATCACAACTAATGTTCAGAGTCCTCAGGATGTTTTATTCCGAACGCACTCGAGCACACAAGTGAATTCACTTACTGTGGTGTATTAAACTTCCTAAGAACTTCCTAAGAGCAAAATGTActtgtgctgtgtgtgtaaatataggGGAGGACAGGAAACAGCCGGGCAAAATGCTGAAGCTAGCACGGTTAGAGAGCAGACATCAGAACTGTAAATTAAACAAGATTTTATCTGATCCTGCGCTTTCATTGACCCCTGTCATGGTTTTCACATTCTCTGCGACTGAGCAGCATCCTTTCTCCTCGGCTGCTAGTGTTACACAAGTGCGCATGAAGATGGAGTGAAATGTTTTCTACCTCTTTTCATGAGACGACTGGGacaatgtgatttattcttGATAGATAAAGTGTATATCCTCTGAAAACATCATTGATCGATCTATTACAAATGTATAACGTGTGTATATtcaggaataaaaagaggaatgttGAACTGTTGAAAGCAAAATTATTCTGACCTTATGGGCAACAATGTATTTTGCTGTGCACTCAAAACTATTTATTTGCCAGTCGTATAATAAGGAAAGAACCGCTGAACTTGTGTGCTTGAGGAATTCTGAAAATCGAAAGGTTTTAGGCTAATCCCCGCAACTCAAAAGGCAAACTTCATTAACAATCagactctattttttttttttttttctcagagggGCAGAGCCtgtcgaggaggaggaggaaacatctaTGCCCTTTGAAAAGCTGGAGCTCCCTGGGTTCCTGCCTGAGGAAGGCTCCGGTGTTTATGAAGGTTCTGGCTGGGACTTTGTGGCAGACAAGGCAGTTGAGACGGGCTCTGGTGAGCAAGGTACGTTTTGAGAAAAAATTGATTCAGTAATtttcaaagttttgtttttcttctgctgcatgTAATTTGACCTGTTCCtgttatcttttgtttttttttaaaaaaaaaaaagatataagcTTCTTTAGGAGCGGTGAAAAGCCCGGAGAGACGGAGCTCAAAGAAGACGACCTTCTGCAGCTGTAGACtgcacacacccactcacaGACACATAATCAAGGCCAGCATCTATTTTAATTCTATCCTGTTAACCTTAGCATCACCACCTGCTGATCTTGGTCACCCAGAGACTGATAATgaccaaatatatattttgtaaactgatggaaactattttttttcaggGGCAAAAGAACAACTGTAAACAATGTAAAAATTGATACTAAAGTCAAAGATCGGTCTGCATAAAAGAGCCAATGGACCAACAAGTTCCTTTTTATTCAGTCTAAGTTGGCAGTGACCTTTATGGGCTTTCTTTTGGAAAAACTGTTgtaatatgctttttttttaaatgtaaattaaaatatgctttaaaataattgtaatacCGGTGCAATAAGATGGTGCCTTTGTCCATTCATTGctaacactttttttgtttgttttttttggagctaTAAGGGATGTTCTTTTcaggaacacaaaaacaaagacttgtTTCATCCATTTGTCTCAAATGTTGTGACACTCAACACCTACCCAAGTGACTTA
The sequence above is drawn from the Mugil cephalus isolate CIBA_MC_2020 chromosome 3, CIBA_Mcephalus_1.1, whole genome shotgun sequence genome and encodes:
- the srgn gene encoding serglycin, whose protein sequence is MKLILLLAVSCLALHNGTGAPRTAVYKFVRCNPEGDQSNCVTQQSQEMPWSPDLPSKLPASAADSLGAEPVEEEEETSMPFEKLELPGFLPEEGSGVYEGSGWDFVADKAVETGSGEQDISFFRSGEKPGETELKEDDLLQL